A genomic stretch from Mesomycoplasma neurolyticum includes:
- the ligA gene encoding NAD-dependent DNA ligase LigA: MMTFIITKDLTMKENEQKIKEKIVDLRKKIIYHDSLYFEKNISEISDYEYDKLFKLLQKLEHNYYYLFSQEENDNSPTQRVAPLNISVFKKEKHSQSMLSLNKAYSFEELEKFSNDAQAMKQDGNIEFYIEPKIDGMSIAIYYENGNLIKALTRGNGIEGEDITENVLKMSSNFINKKINYMLPLEIRGEIFLSKTDFEKLKSKSNNILANPRNATAGILRRKKDLNNEISYLSAFFYQVINPFSHNLLTHDKTIDFLKENNFSVNDLGLKTKSISKAYKHIEKIMNLKNTLDYEIDGCVVKINDFDLFNKLGVTSKFPKGAIAFKFYDEIVNTKLIGIDYQIGRTGKLAYIAKLEPVILNGTKVSKAYLHNYQNIINLKINLNEEVQIKKAGEIIPQVIGTTKKFSESNIEILVNCPFCGQKIHTTDKEQFCLNENCIPIILNKILHFFSKEAINVETLSKKTVESLYKNKIIFSAYDIFNLKNKLKELSEIGFRQKSAQKLLKAIEVSKKTTIAKFIYGLGIKNVGLRNAKLLANEINTIDEFINYDYNKLLNIKNLGPIIVEQIQLYLKNENNISFLNKLKNIDFIFEQKQQNNNLIFKDKVFVITGTLTKPRNYFKKIIEENGGKISSSISANTNYLLLGENPGSKYTKAKELKINILTEEDFLKLL, from the coding sequence ATGATGACTTTTATCATCACAAAGGATTTAACAATGAAAGAAAATGAGCAAAAAATAAAAGAAAAGATAGTTGATTTAAGAAAAAAAATTATCTATCATGATTCGTTATATTTTGAAAAAAACATTTCTGAAATTTCAGATTATGAATATGACAAACTTTTTAAGTTATTACAAAAACTTGAACATAATTATTACTATCTTTTTAGTCAAGAAGAAAATGATAATTCACCTACTCAAAGAGTTGCTCCATTAAATATCAGTGTTTTTAAAAAAGAAAAACATAGTCAATCAATGTTATCTTTGAATAAAGCTTATTCATTTGAAGAGTTAGAAAAATTTTCAAATGATGCTCAAGCAATGAAACAAGATGGAAATATTGAATTTTATATAGAACCTAAAATTGATGGAATGTCAATTGCTATTTATTATGAAAATGGTAATTTAATAAAAGCATTAACAAGAGGTAATGGGATTGAAGGTGAAGATATAACAGAAAATGTTTTAAAAATGTCTTCAAATTTTATAAATAAAAAAATTAACTATATGCTACCACTTGAAATAAGGGGCGAAATTTTTTTGTCCAAAACTGATTTTGAAAAATTAAAATCTAAATCAAACAATATTTTAGCCAATCCAAGAAATGCAACTGCAGGAATTTTAAGAAGAAAAAAAGATTTAAATAATGAAATTAGTTATTTGAGTGCTTTTTTTTATCAAGTTATTAATCCTTTTTCTCATAATCTTTTAACTCATGATAAAACTATTGATTTTTTAAAAGAAAACAACTTTTCAGTTAATGATTTAGGTCTTAAAACTAAAAGTATTTCAAAAGCATATAAACATATTGAAAAGATTATGAATTTAAAAAATACTCTTGACTATGAAATAGATGGTTGTGTAGTAAAAATAAATGATTTTGATTTATTTAATAAATTAGGTGTAACTTCTAAATTTCCAAAAGGAGCAATTGCTTTTAAATTTTATGATGAAATTGTAAATACTAAATTAATAGGTATTGATTATCAAATTGGAAGAACAGGAAAATTAGCGTATATTGCAAAACTTGAACCTGTTATTCTGAATGGTACAAAGGTTTCGAAAGCTTATTTGCATAATTATCAAAATATTATTAATCTAAAAATAAATCTAAATGAAGAAGTGCAAATAAAAAAAGCTGGAGAAATAATACCACAAGTCATTGGTACAACTAAAAAATTTAGTGAAAGTAACATAGAAATTTTAGTTAACTGTCCATTTTGTGGACAAAAAATTCATACTACCGATAAGGAGCAATTTTGTTTAAATGAAAATTGCATTCCTATTATTTTAAATAAAATATTACATTTTTTTTCAAAAGAAGCAATAAATGTTGAGACATTATCTAAAAAAACAGTTGAATCTTTATATAAAAATAAAATAATTTTTTCAGCTTATGATATTTTTAATTTGAAAAACAAATTAAAAGAATTAAGTGAAATAGGCTTTAGGCAAAAATCAGCACAAAAACTTTTAAAAGCAATCGAAGTTTCAAAAAAAACAACAATTGCAAAATTTATCTATGGTTTAGGAATAAAAAATGTTGGTTTAAGAAATGCTAAGCTTTTAGCTAATGAAATAAACACTATTGATGAGTTTATTAATTATGATTATAATAAATTGTTAAATATAAAAAATTTAGGACCAATTATTGTTGAACAAATCCAACTTTATTTAAAAAATGAAAATAATATTTCTTTTTTAAATAAATTAAAAAATATTGATTTTATTTTTGAGCAAAAACAACAAAACAATAATTTAATTTTTAAAGATAAAGTCTTTGTTATTACAGGAACATTAACTAAACCGAGAAATTATTTTAAAAAAATAATTGAAGAAAATGGAGGAAAAATTTCTTCTAGTATTAGTGCCAACACTAATTATTTATTATTAGGAGAAAACCCAGGTAGTAAATATACAAAAGCAAAAGAATTAAAAATAAACATTCTTACTGAAGAAGATTTTCTAAAATTATTATAA
- a CDS encoding ATP-dependent Clp protease ATP-binding subunit — protein MNMEFKENKNPLEQFGKNLTKLAMENKLDPVINRDEEIRRIITILSRKNKNNPILIGEPGVGKTAIIEGLARKIVEGQVPENLKKKEIWEIDLSSIVAGASYLGQFEDRFKKVLKQVEESNGGILIFIDEIHLLIGAGKANDNAMDAANIIKPMMARGQIKLIGATTYDEYKKYIEKDSALERRMQKIVVNEPSVNDTITILRGLKERIENFHGVKILDEAIIAAANLSSRYITDRFLPDKAIDLIDEASSNIKVEMNYKPEILEKLQHTLAKLEMEKFSLDSEKNQNNKEKIEKLNNEINNLKKEIVENEKLFNNQKTLNQKIVNNKKEIDKLNNNFKIFQEEGDYKKASEILYNQIPKLQLENKELEKQLNQSQSFTNEEVNQEEIAKVVSKWTKIPITKLVEAEKTKILNLYDKLKSKIKGQDEALELVYNAILRSKANINDPNKPIASFIFAGSTGVGKTELARSLANYLFDSEKDLVRLDMSEYMEKHSISKLIGSPPGYVGYEQGGYLTEKIRQKPYSIVLFDEIEKAHPDIVNILLQILDNGFVTDSRGKVINFRNTIIILTTNIASEKILKNPNISLEKIREEMLKFFRPEFLNRVEEIIKFNPLNDEVLKEIINLELQKLATRIKNQQNISLLWDDEIINFILKSNDYKQFGARPFKNFIKKVIETYLADKIIKKEIESKNKIQIFVNKNKIDFIKK, from the coding sequence ATGAATATGGAATTTAAAGAAAACAAAAACCCTTTAGAACAATTTGGGAAAAATTTAACTAAATTAGCTATGGAAAATAAGCTGGATCCTGTTATTAATAGAGATGAGGAAATCAGAAGAATAATAACTATTTTATCAAGAAAAAACAAAAACAATCCAATCTTAATAGGTGAACCTGGAGTAGGTAAAACTGCGATAATTGAAGGTTTGGCCAGAAAAATTGTAGAAGGTCAAGTGCCTGAGAATTTAAAAAAGAAAGAAATATGAGAAATTGATTTATCTTCTATTGTTGCTGGTGCTTCATATTTAGGACAATTTGAAGATAGATTTAAAAAAGTTTTAAAACAAGTAGAAGAATCAAATGGCGGAATATTAATTTTTATTGATGAAATTCATCTTTTAATAGGTGCTGGAAAAGCTAATGATAATGCGATGGATGCAGCCAATATTATTAAACCGATGATGGCGCGAGGTCAAATTAAACTTATAGGCGCTACAACATATGATGAATATAAAAAATATATTGAAAAAGATTCAGCACTCGAAAGAAGAATGCAAAAAATAGTTGTTAATGAACCTAGTGTTAACGATACAATTACTATTTTAAGAGGGCTTAAAGAAAGAATTGAAAATTTTCATGGTGTTAAAATTTTAGATGAAGCTATCATTGCTGCCGCGAATTTATCTTCAAGATATATAACTGATCGTTTTTTACCAGATAAAGCAATTGATCTAATTGATGAGGCAAGTTCTAATATAAAAGTGGAAATGAATTATAAACCAGAGATTTTAGAAAAATTACAGCATACATTAGCTAAACTAGAAATGGAAAAATTTTCACTTGATTCAGAGAAAAATCAAAATAACAAAGAAAAAATAGAAAAACTAAATAATGAAATCAACAATCTAAAAAAAGAAATAGTTGAAAATGAAAAACTTTTTAATAATCAAAAAACACTAAATCAAAAAATTGTTAATAACAAAAAAGAAATTGATAAGCTAAATAATAATTTTAAAATTTTCCAAGAAGAAGGAGATTATAAAAAAGCGTCAGAAATTTTATATAATCAAATACCTAAATTACAACTAGAAAATAAAGAGTTAGAAAAACAATTAAATCAAAGTCAAAGTTTTACAAATGAAGAAGTAAATCAAGAAGAAATTGCAAAAGTAGTTTCTAAGTGAACGAAAATTCCTATTACTAAATTAGTTGAAGCTGAAAAAACTAAAATTTTAAATTTATATGATAAATTAAAATCTAAAATAAAAGGTCAAGATGAAGCCTTAGAACTAGTTTATAACGCTATATTAAGATCAAAAGCAAATATAAATGATCCCAATAAACCAATTGCATCATTTATATTTGCTGGTTCAACAGGGGTTGGTAAAACAGAATTGGCACGTAGTTTAGCAAATTATCTTTTTGATTCTGAAAAAGATTTAGTGCGTTTAGATATGTCGGAGTACATGGAAAAGCATTCTATTTCTAAATTAATTGGTTCTCCTCCAGGTTATGTAGGTTATGAACAAGGTGGATATTTAACAGAAAAAATTAGACAAAAACCTTATTCAATAGTTTTATTTGATGAAATAGAAAAAGCTCATCCAGATATTGTAAATATATTATTGCAAATTTTAGATAATGGTTTTGTAACAGATTCAAGAGGAAAAGTAATTAATTTTAGAAATACTATTATCATTTTAACAACTAATATTGCATCTGAAAAAATATTAAAAAATCCTAATATTTCATTAGAAAAAATAAGAGAAGAAATGCTAAAATTCTTTAGACCAGAATTTTTAAATAGAGTTGAAGAAATTATAAAATTTAATCCTTTAAATGATGAAGTATTAAAAGAAATCATTAATTTAGAATTACAAAAATTGGCAACTAGAATTAAAAATCAACAAAATATTTCTTTGCTTTGAGATGATGAAATAATTAATTTCATTTTAAAAAGTAATGACTACAAACAATTTGGTGCTAGGCCTTTTAAAAATTTTATTAAAAAAGTTATTGAAACTTATTTAGCAGATAAAATTATTAAAAAAGAAATCGAATCCAAAAATAAGATTCAAATTTTTGTTAATAAAAATAAAATTGATTTTATAAAAAAATAA
- a CDS encoding LemA family protein has product MKNQINQLDSNNINNNGKQIHVINKTLSVKVSKGTIIFFNWILWFLFIIPGIIFLTKKIKAKKELDWLQQNIQRHTSLIDNFLEQKYNILENVSKLLEKAINLDKEIIESVTSYRYSDKNIDKNEMLNNLENLGQQMNLTFEKYPELKAHKTIINAMQQNSYLQQEITAACQLYNDIIYE; this is encoded by the coding sequence ATGAAAAATCAAATAAATCAATTGGATTCAAATAATATAAACAATAATGGAAAACAAATTCATGTGATTAACAAAACATTGTCTGTTAAAGTTTCAAAAGGTACGATTATTTTTTTTAATTGAATACTTTGGTTTTTATTTATCATTCCGGGTATTATTTTTCTAACAAAAAAAATAAAAGCGAAAAAAGAATTAGATTGACTACAACAAAACATTCAGCGTCATACATCGCTAATAGATAATTTCCTCGAACAAAAATACAATATTTTAGAAAATGTGTCAAAACTTCTTGAAAAAGCAATAAATCTAGATAAGGAAATTATAGAAAGTGTTACTAGTTATAGATATAGTGATAAAAATATCGATAAAAATGAAATGTTAAATAATCTTGAAAATTTGGGTCAACAAATGAATTTAACATTTGAAAAATATCCGGAATTAAAAGCGCATAAAACAATAATTAATGCAATGCAACAAAATAGCTATTTACAACAAGAAATTACAGCTGCATGTCAACTATATAATGACATAATATATGAATAA
- a CDS encoding MAG1210 family protein — MEEQIFNWVEEYKNKFQKLHDDNVKNKFDELLKKSNVDLHENIKKNQNLENTKNSYNSKKTIKTFLFVGFIFFGVIALLSILGLVLKIIQTKTSFAIAITLVVICSILSILCLVYMFIFKNTLATLDQKIQQLESELWNDTEPLNALLENNLPHDLFKKTFKFLKFDNYFSAEKLGYLKQRFDFDFDHFHDIDTSTLKTYTGEIKGNPFIVLENLNHKLSSKTYTGKKIVSYRSNNKVIKETLIATVTKPYPLFRSKKYILFASDAAPNLSFFKPANYAHEKIATNSKSFYKKSRKEFDAFIKQNPNFTPFANDEFEFLFKAWNRNNGVEYRLLFTALAQQSMSELIKDTTVGFGDDFSFDKHKKWNLVTADHLRNIDFHLPKGFFHDYNIERAKENFINHNNQHFKHLYFGFAPIFSIPLYQQNKTFEYIYDIKHNDNYSYFEHESIMNDLKDKIFNKSSKLVNKIIKTKFISSDNEYSDLIEATSYGYDWKIKVDYVPTMAGNGRIYNVPVKWDEFTPIVETATLEVQALELNEKNENYQEKLQNLLKDPENFKKMLLLNRFLVKIIK, encoded by the coding sequence ATGGAAGAACAAATATTTAATTGAGTTGAAGAATATAAAAATAAATTTCAAAAATTACATGATGATAATGTAAAAAATAAATTTGATGAATTATTAAAAAAATCTAATGTTGATTTACATGAAAATATCAAAAAAAATCAAAATTTAGAAAATACAAAAAATAGTTATAATTCAAAAAAAACTATTAAAACTTTTTTATTTGTAGGCTTTATATTTTTCGGAGTTATAGCGCTGTTATCTATTCTTGGTTTAGTTTTAAAAATAATACAAACAAAAACTTCTTTTGCAATTGCAATTACATTAGTTGTAATTTGTAGTATTTTAAGTATTCTTTGTTTAGTTTATATGTTTATATTCAAAAATACTTTGGCAACACTTGATCAAAAAATTCAGCAATTAGAAAGTGAATTATGAAATGATACAGAGCCACTTAATGCACTTTTAGAAAATAATTTACCGCATGATTTATTTAAAAAAACATTTAAATTTTTAAAATTTGACAATTATTTTTCTGCTGAAAAATTAGGTTATTTAAAACAAAGATTTGATTTTGATTTTGATCATTTTCATGATATTGATACATCAACTTTAAAAACATATACAGGTGAAATTAAAGGGAATCCTTTTATTGTTTTAGAAAATTTAAATCATAAATTATCTAGCAAAACATACACTGGTAAAAAGATAGTGTCATATCGTTCAAATAATAAAGTGATTAAAGAAACTTTAATAGCAACAGTGACAAAACCATATCCACTTTTTCGAAGTAAAAAATATATATTATTTGCTAGCGATGCAGCACCAAATTTAAGTTTTTTCAAGCCAGCAAATTATGCTCATGAAAAAATAGCTACAAATTCTAAATCTTTTTATAAAAAAAGTAGAAAAGAATTTGATGCTTTTATAAAACAAAATCCAAATTTTACACCTTTTGCTAATGATGAATTTGAATTTTTATTTAAAGCTTGAAATAGAAATAATGGTGTAGAATATCGACTTTTATTTACAGCCTTAGCACAACAAAGCATGTCTGAATTAATAAAAGATACAACAGTTGGTTTTGGTGATGATTTTAGTTTTGATAAACATAAAAAATGGAATTTAGTTACAGCAGATCATTTAAGAAACATTGATTTTCATTTACCAAAAGGCTTTTTTCATGACTACAATATTGAAAGAGCTAAAGAAAACTTTATTAATCACAACAATCAGCATTTTAAACACTTGTATTTTGGTTTTGCTCCTATATTTTCAATTCCTTTATATCAACAAAATAAAACTTTTGAGTATATTTATGATATTAAGCACAATGATAATTATAGTTATTTTGAGCATGAATCAATCATGAATGATTTAAAAGATAAAATTTTTAATAAAAGTTCTAAATTAGTAAATAAAATTATTAAGACAAAATTTATTTCTAGTGATAATGAATATAGCGACTTAATCGAAGCAACATCATATGGTTATGATTGAAAAATAAAAGTTGATTATGTACCTACAATGGCGGGTAATGGTAGAATTTATAATGTTCCTGTTAAATGAGATGAATTTACACCTATTGTTGAAACAGCAACACTTGAAGTTCAAGCTTTAGAATTAAATGAAAAAAATGAGAACTATCAAGAAAAATTACAAAATCTTTTAAAAGATCCCGAAAATTTCAAAAAAATGCTATTATTAAACCGTTTTCTTGTTAAAATTATAAAATAG
- a CDS encoding LemA family protein, translated as MANELNELDTTTVNNEGRQVHVINKVLPVEVSKGTIIFFDWVLWFLFIIPGIIFLIKKMNAKKELDQLQQKIQHHASQIDNFSEQRYNILENASRIVEKSINLDKEVMLSVAAYRSGAKSTNRNEMLNNLDNLGRQMALTFEAYPELKSQATIADAMQQNSYLQREITAARELYNDAVYQWNSSIFEWPTKKMVAAKNKYTTRIPFIASKEVREKVHYF; from the coding sequence ATGGCAAACGAATTAAATGAATTAGATACAACCACTGTCAACAATGAAGGTAGACAAGTTCATGTTATTAATAAAGTTTTACCAGTTGAAGTTTCAAAAGGTACAATTATTTTCTTTGACTGAGTACTTTGATTCTTATTTATAATTCCAGGTATTATTTTTTTAATTAAAAAAATGAATGCTAAAAAGGAATTAGATCAATTACAACAAAAAATTCAGCATCATGCATCACAAATAGACAATTTTTCTGAACAAAGATATAACATTTTAGAAAATGCATCAAGAATTGTAGAAAAATCAATTAATTTAGATAAAGAAGTTATGCTAAGTGTTGCTGCATATAGAAGCGGAGCAAAAAGCACTAATAGAAATGAAATGTTAAATAATCTTGATAATTTAGGACGTCAAATGGCTTTAACATTTGAAGCATATCCAGAATTAAAATCACAAGCTACAATAGCTGATGCAATGCAACAAAATAGCTATTTACAAAGAGAAATTACAGCTGCACGTGAGTTATACAATGATGCTGTATATCAATGAAATAGCAGTATTTTTGAATGACCAACTAAAAAAATGGTAGCAGCTAAAAATAAATACACTACAAGAATTCCTTTTATTGCCTCCAAAGAAGTAAGAGAAAAAGTACATTATTTTTAA
- the rnr gene encoding ribonuclease R, with product MAIFNLENIQKRILNKKYKYIDLVRMLKIPKNQNFDFSKFLKSAVEKNKLFLTKDDEYFYLEKLGETVGKIKINNKGFGFVDDEDKSYFVPKKFLNNALNNDVVQISIFKEDSNDEKYMAIVDKVITRSDNFYYGYIVKNDVYFDFVSIDKKINGKFKWDKQYSLEENDVVKIKVIEATKYFYRISLVEKLGKIQDKFMDMKIAINSSEVPHSFSEKIRNYASTLPEEVSINDLKERIDLRHETIVTIDGKSTKDFDDAISIKKTQNNTFILGVHIADVSYYVNDEDIIDIEAKKRGTSIYLPHTVIPMLPFELSNGICSLNPNVDRLTITMECEIDKNGDNLWVKIYPSVINSKARLTYEEVNKYYKHGFNFEEKIINLLDNAKELSQIIRNKKNKQGYIDFAIQEPQLVLDENGNTIDILIKETGESEAMIEDFMVRANENVAEFLYKKKIPNIYRIHEAPSEEKINQLNNVLKILNINVKVKHSEKPIDFAKNINEIKKYQFDNFIKINFLRTMHKAFYSEKNIGHFGLASEFYSHFTSPIRRYPDLILHRIIREFIFNKNFEKKEYFKNILPKIAELNSASEQSAVELERNVFAIKSAEYYGKKINQEFKAQIVSIKKFGLFVELETSSSALIHVSTLPGENYEIDENELILKNAENTFRIGQYVFVLIESIDKQNGKINAILAT from the coding sequence ATGGCTATATTTAATTTAGAAAATATTCAAAAAAGAATTTTAAACAAGAAATATAAATATATTGATTTGGTGAGAATGCTTAAAATTCCAAAAAATCAAAATTTTGATTTTTCAAAATTTTTAAAGTCTGCAGTAGAAAAAAATAAATTATTTTTAACAAAAGATGATGAATATTTTTATTTAGAAAAATTAGGCGAAACAGTTGGAAAAATAAAAATAAATAACAAAGGTTTTGGTTTTGTAGATGATGAGGATAAATCATATTTTGTTCCTAAAAAATTTTTAAATAATGCCCTTAATAATGATGTAGTCCAAATATCTATTTTTAAAGAAGATAGCAATGATGAAAAATATATGGCTATTGTAGATAAAGTAATTACAAGAAGTGATAATTTTTATTATGGTTATATTGTTAAAAATGATGTTTATTTTGATTTTGTTTCAATTGATAAAAAAATTAATGGTAAATTTAAATGAGATAAACAATATTCATTAGAAGAAAATGATGTCGTAAAAATAAAAGTTATAGAAGCAACAAAATATTTTTATAGAATATCTTTAGTTGAAAAACTAGGAAAAATTCAAGACAAATTTATGGATATGAAGATTGCTATTAACTCTTCAGAAGTGCCACATTCTTTTTCTGAAAAGATCAGAAATTATGCTAGTACATTACCTGAAGAAGTCAGTATAAATGATTTAAAAGAAAGAATTGATTTGAGACATGAAACTATTGTTACAATTGATGGAAAATCTACAAAAGATTTTGATGATGCAATAAGTATAAAAAAAACTCAAAATAATACTTTTATTTTAGGTGTCCATATTGCTGATGTAAGTTATTACGTAAATGATGAAGACATTATTGATATAGAAGCAAAAAAAAGAGGGACTTCTATTTATTTACCTCATACAGTAATTCCAATGTTGCCATTTGAACTATCTAATGGAATTTGTTCATTAAATCCGAATGTTGATAGATTGACAATTACAATGGAATGTGAGATAGACAAAAATGGAGATAATTTATGAGTAAAAATTTATCCTTCTGTAATAAATTCTAAAGCCAGACTTACATATGAAGAAGTAAATAAATATTACAAACATGGTTTTAATTTTGAAGAAAAAATAATTAATCTTTTGGATAATGCAAAAGAACTTTCACAAATTATTAGAAACAAAAAAAACAAACAAGGATATATTGATTTTGCAATTCAAGAACCACAATTAGTTTTAGATGAAAACGGAAATACTATTGATATTTTAATAAAAGAAACAGGCGAAAGTGAAGCTATGATCGAAGATTTCATGGTTAGGGCTAATGAAAATGTAGCTGAATTTCTTTATAAGAAAAAAATTCCAAATATTTATAGAATTCATGAGGCACCATCAGAAGAAAAAATTAATCAACTAAATAATGTTTTAAAAATTTTAAACATAAATGTTAAAGTTAAGCATTCTGAAAAACCTATAGATTTTGCAAAAAATATTAATGAAATTAAAAAATATCAATTTGATAATTTTATAAAAATTAATTTTTTGAGAACAATGCACAAAGCATTTTATTCTGAAAAAAATATTGGTCATTTTGGATTGGCTTCAGAATTTTACAGCCATTTTACAAGTCCAATAAGAAGATATCCGGATTTAATTTTGCATAGAATAATAAGAGAATTTATATTTAACAAAAATTTTGAAAAAAAAGAATATTTCAAAAATATTTTACCTAAAATTGCTGAATTAAATTCTGCTAGTGAACAAAGTGCTGTTGAATTAGAAAGAAATGTATTTGCTATAAAATCAGCTGAATACTATGGTAAAAAAATAAATCAAGAATTTAAAGCTCAAATTGTTAGCATTAAAAAATTTGGTTTATTTGTTGAATTAGAAACAAGCTCAAGTGCATTAATCCATGTTTCTACTCTTCCTGGAGAAAATTATGAAATTGATGAAAATGAACTAATTTTAAAAAACGCAGAAAACACTTTTAGAATTGGACAATATGTTTTTGTTTTAATTGAATCTATTGATAAACAAAATGGTAAAATTAATGCCATTTTAGCAACTTAA
- the secG gene encoding preprotein translocase subunit SecG, with the protein MSVFLVVILVIVSIIIMIVSLLMSPDSKGFSGALVGSSDLDLFKVSKEKGFKKIIKWIMFFAGFLLLVLTLISRLF; encoded by the coding sequence ATGAGTGTTTTTTTAGTAGTTATTTTAGTTATTGTATCCATCATTATCATGATTGTTTCTCTTTTAATGTCTCCAGATTCAAAAGGTTTTTCCGGAGCTTTAGTCGGATCATCAGATCTTGATCTTTTTAAAGTTTCAAAAGAAAAAGGATTTAAAAAAATAATAAAATGAATTATGTTTTTTGCAGGTTTTTTACTTTTAGTCTTGACACTTATAAGTAGGTTATTTTAA
- a CDS encoding MAG4940 family membrane protein, whose translation MTNFEKLNTYFSLSTFIIEIIGTLILTYFIFLGKYFVTKTKKSNLFFALFCSGATLLAIITTWTIQSFLSKTQSHVYFNFIFVLIQVFFQGITKNWNQPPLLKGLPYLISSQIIGTIFGIVLVYFTIFGLEKYSSNEKLTFSMYKDNKSKDPNVVYFKNLFKYKSVSYSRHTIKEFIFLAIFIITISFINYINDVKFQTNIFYKTLIVIFILMLVLILSSEFNFFMFSVYISLTYLVCGALTRKVTKNEIINFCISFGLTIVITIFISLMFLLFANKAKITFSLS comes from the coding sequence ATGACAAATTTCGAGAAATTAAACACTTATTTTAGTTTAAGTACATTTATCATTGAAATAATAGGCACGTTAATATTGACTTATTTTATTTTTTTAGGAAAGTATTTCGTGACTAAAACAAAAAAAAGTAATTTATTTTTTGCGCTTTTTTGTTCTGGTGCAACACTTTTAGCAATAATAACAACTTGAACCATTCAAAGTTTTTTATCAAAAACACAAAGCCATGTTTATTTTAATTTTATATTTGTGTTAATTCAAGTTTTTTTTCAAGGAATAACTAAAAATTGGAACCAACCTCCATTACTCAAAGGTTTACCTTATTTAATATCTTCACAAATCATTGGAACCATTTTTGGAATAGTTTTAGTGTATTTTACAATTTTTGGACTTGAAAAATATTCATCAAATGAAAAATTAACATTTTCAATGTATAAAGATAATAAATCCAAAGATCCTAATGTAGTTTATTTTAAAAATCTTTTCAAATATAAAAGTGTAAGTTACTCTAGACACACAATTAAAGAATTCATTTTTTTGGCTATATTTATAATTACAATATCATTTATAAATTATATTAATGATGTTAAATTTCAAACTAATATTTTCTATAAAACATTAATTGTAATTTTTATTTTGATGTTAGTGCTAATTTTATCATCAGAATTTAATTTTTTTATGTTTAGTGTTTATATTAGTTTAACTTATTTGGTTTGTGGCGCGTTAACAAGAAAAGTTACAAAAAACGAAATTATTAATTTTTGTATTTCATTTGGATTAACAATTGTTATAACAATTTTTATAAGTTTAATGTTTTTGCTATTTGCTAATAAAGCAAAAATAACTTTTTCATTATCATAG